In Pectinophora gossypiella chromosome 1, ilPecGoss1.1, whole genome shotgun sequence, one genomic interval encodes:
- the LOC126368200 gene encoding putative nuclease HARBI1 has translation MSDSDLYSDFEEFMDYVYDNPYDYPARKYIRDAQNPLECYDEEQFQKRFRFRKDTVVHMILPLIGLQSNVTNKGLPLPPILQLLIALRFYATGNFQIVCGDLHKISQPVVSKIVAKLSKILAMKVVEFIKFPGAHERANVKRAFYQRAQFPGVIGCIDCTRTN, from the exons atgagtGATAGTGACTTATATAGTGACTTTGAAGAGTTTATGGATTATGTTTATGATAATCCTTACGATTATCCGGCGCGGAAATATATCAGAGACGCTCAAAACCCTTTGGAATGTTACGACgaagaacaatttcaaaaacgctttcgaTTTAGGAAAGATACTGTTGTTCATATGATATTGCCGCTGATTGGATTGCAATCAAATGTAACCAACAAAGGGTTACCTTTACCACCCATATTGCAACTACTCATAGCGTTAAGATTTTATGCTACAGGAAACTTCCAG ATTGTTTGCGGAGATCTGCATAAGATCAGCCAGCCAGTTGTATCAAAAATCGTGGCTAAGCTATCGAAAATATTAGCAATGAAAGTAGTTGAGTTTATCAAGTTCCCTGGAGCACACGAGAGAGCCAACGTGAAGAGAGCATTTTACCAACGTGCTCAATTCCCAGGGGTAATCGGGTGCATTGACTGCACACGTACCAATTAA
- the LOC126368183 gene encoding alpha-methylacyl-CoA racemase, producing MVLKGIKVVEMMGLAPGPFCGTILADFGASVTVVQKLEASSLDVMSHGKKMISVNLKTEKGVDVVRRLCAKSDVLIDTFRPGVMEKLGLGPENLLKDNSRLIYARLSGYGQDGNYRNKAGHDINYVSISGILSALCKRGEPPVPPLNLLADFAGGSLMCAFGIVLALYERVKSGKGQVIDASMTEGAGYLATWIFKSKNLPIWSGEPGTNALDGGLACYRTYKTKDNKFMAVGALEPQFYTNFLAGLQLSEDVYGQFSDLEHCTKKFEEVFLTKTQIEWCQIFDELDACVTPVVDLQSADENDCNKSRHSFYRNSDNELIPEAAPKLSRTPGQSVGREPLPGPGQHTIDILKELGFTNIEINKLITEGCVYAKKKSNL from the exons ATGGTGCTAAAAGGAATTAAAGTTGTAGAAATGATGGGGTTAGCTCCTGGGCCATTTTGTGGTACTATTTTAGCAGATTTTGGTGCTAGTGTGACTGTAGTTCAGAAG TTGGAAGCTTCATCTTTGGATGTCATGTCTCACGGGAAAAAAATGATATCGGTGAACTTGAAAACCGAGAAAGGGGTGGATGTCGTAAGAAGGCTGTGTGCTAAATCAGACGTGTTGATAGACACTTTCAGACCTGGTGTAATGGAAAAATTAGGATTAGGCCCTGAAAACCTTTTAAAAGATAATTCCCGGCTTATATATGCCAGACTATCCGGCTATGGACAAGATGGAAACTACAGGAATAAAGCTGGCCATGACATTAATTATGTTTCCATATCGGGTATACTATCCGCTTTGTGTAAGAGAGGAGAACCCCCAGTGCCGCCCCTTAATCTTCTCGCAGATTTTGCGGGAGGAAGTTTAATGTGTGCTTTTGGTATCGTATTAGCACTTTATGAAAGGGTCAAGTCAGGAAAAGGTCAAGTTATAGATGCCAGCATGACAGAAGGAGCAGGATATTTAGCTACATGGATATTTAAGTCAAAAAATCTGCCTATATGGTCAGGTGAGCCAGGAACTAATGCGCTTGATGGGGGTTTAGCATGTTACAGAACATACAAAACGAAAGATAACAAGTTTATGGCAGTGGGAGCTCTGGAGCCTCAATTTTATACTAACTTTTTGGCAGGACTTCAGTTATCTGAGGATGTATATGGACAGTTTAGTGATTTAGAACATTGCACTAAAAAGTTTGAAGAAGTATTCTTGACGAAGACACAAATAGAgtggtgccaaatatttgacgAATTAGATGCCTGTGTTACACCCGTAGTTGACCTACAATCTGCTGATGAAAACGATTGTAATAAGTCAAGACATTCTTTTTATAGAAATAGTGACAATGAATTAATACCAGAAGCAGCTCCAAAATTATCACGCACACCAGGACAATCTGTTGGCCGTGAGCCTTTACCAGGACCAGGACAACATACAATAGACATTTTAAAAGAGCTAGGATTtacaaatatagaaataaataaacttatcacAGAGGGATGTGTTTATGCAAAGAAAAAGTCTAACTTGTGA
- the LOC126368779 gene encoding ATP synthase mitochondrial F1 complex assembly factor 2 has translation MLALPRNTLLSLLKTRCPNCLKQKNYATRKRFYRNTGIVQNENKWEITLDHRRLKTPNGKVFSVPSEQLARAIAAEWDTQIETITQPTMHLTSLCNTAMDNPGKCTPHDIVNFLLEYLPTDTLLFFSDEEVELRALQEKKWTPIIEWFQKRFNVTQEVSRDLQPPAVNIETRAILARHFLSYDFTALNAISFGVEALKSPLLMLACMERRLEPHEAVMLARLEEEYQLARWGRVPWAHELNQADLTSRVAASILVIHTSADRHSAKSKAKPSETTAPFT, from the exons ATGTTAGCTCTACCCAGGAATACTCTACTCAGTTTATTGAAAACACGTTGTCCTAACTGTTTAAAGCAGAAAAATtatg CCACTCGTAAGCGGTTTTACCGTAACACGGGAATTGTCCAGAATGAAAACAAGTGGGAGATAACACTGGACCACAGGCGGTTGAAGACACCAAATGGCAAAGTCTTCTCTGTGCCTAGCGAGCAACTGGCTCGTGCTATAGCAGCTGAGTGGGATACGCAGATAGAGACCATTACTCAGCCTACCATGCACCTg ACTTCTTTGTGTAATACAGCAATGGATAACCCTGGAAAATGTACACCTCATGATATAGTGAACTTTTTACTAGAGTACCTTCCTACTGACACCCTACTTTTcttttctgat GAAGAAGTAGAACTGAGGGCTCTTCAAGAAAAGAAATGGACTCCTATCATAGAATGGTTCCAGAAGAGATTTAATGTTACTCAAGAAGTGTCAAGGGACCTGCAACCACCAGCTGTTAACATTGAAACTAGAGCTATATTGGCTCGCCACTTCTTGTCTTATGACTTTACTGCTCTCAATG ctATCAGCTTTGGGGTGGAGGCTCTCAAGTCTCCGTTGCTGATGTTGGCATGCATGGAGCGACGTCTCGAACCGCACGAAGCCGTTATGTTGGCGAGACTTGAAGAAGAATATCAG TTGGCGCGCTGGGGTCGGGTGCCGTGGGCGCATGAATTGAATCAAGCGGACCTGACGTCGCGGGTGGCTGCCTCCATTCTTGTCATCCACACCTCAGCCGACAGACATTCCGCCAAGTCCAAAGCAAAACCCAGCGAAACCACCGCGCCGTTTACATAA
- the LOC126369195 gene encoding proline-rich protein 2-like: protein MSVAFAPRGNRPPLSPAQIQKMLDENAHLIQTIQEYQAKGQLMECHQYQQVLHRNLVYLASVADANQNLQLILPPPHQLGAAPVPPPVSGAEVSGPSQQPYRPPAGVSTTPTRPTQSYGQRPYPQNQYQGQYQGAPGYPPQGGYGPPSQGYGPPNPSQQPQGYPPNSSYGPPITTTPSNYPPSTHPGPGYPPSSAQQPYAPPPGSPGAAGSPYPVRGAAPGYTGNAAYPPPQSGSNYPNVGVSTYNSTVQQPQPYQSQPFPNTTPSGYSSTPTSQPNRSPQPPPSGYTSQNPPSSGYGSPSAQSPTYNSSSHANNAPPAAASSGPPAPGGPPGPGQQYPPPGQQSPYPPATQPPYSNPSSQPGSPAPSVSTAPPPQPSYPQNPQNYPPAGGAYPPHAYQQGYPPAQYPPSPYPYARAPAPGAPPPGAPQPYPGYGFQPPAQQ, encoded by the exons ATGTCGGTCGCCTTTGCTCCGCGAGGAAATAGACCTCCATTAAGTCCGGCACAAATCCAAAAAATGTTGGATGAAAACGCTCACCTTATACAAACCATACAAGAATATCAAGCGAAGGGACAACTAATGGAATGTCATCAATATCAACAGGTCTTACACAGAAACTTAGTTTATTTGGCGTCTGTTGCTGACGCTAATCAGAATCTACAACTAATCCTACCG CCGCCACACCAACTTGGGGCTGCGCCTGTACCACCCCCAGTGAGTGGAGCAGAAGTATCTGGTCCGTCACAGCAGCCCTACCGTCCACCAGCGGGGGTTTCGACTACTCCAACAAGACCAACACAATCATATGGCCAAAGACCATACCCTCAAAATCAGTATCAAGGACAGTATCAGGGAGCACCAGGTTATCCCCCACAAGGTGGTTATGGACCCCCCAGTCAAGGTTATGGACCTCCTAATCCATCTCAACAGCCTCAGGGCTATCCTCCTAACTCTTCCTATGGGCCTCCTATCACTACCACACCAAGTAACTATCCTCCCTCAACTCATCCTGGACCAGGTTATCCACCATCCTCTGCTCAACAACCATATGCTCCCCCACCAGGCAGCCCTGGTGCTGCTGGCTCTCCATACCCAGTTAGAGGAGCTGCTCCTGGGTACACAGGTAATGCTGCATATCCACCTCCACAATCTGGATCTAATTACCCTAATGTTGGTGTTAGCACATATAACTCTACAGTGCAGCAGCCACAGCCGTATCAGTCACAACCGTTTCCTAACACTACACCTTCTGGCTACAGCTCAACACCAACTTCACAGCCTAATCGCTCCCCTCAACCCCCACCCAGTGGATACACCTCTCAAAATCCTCCTAGCTCTGGCTATGGTTCTCCATCTGCACAGTCTCCAACATATAATTCTAGTTCTCATGCTAATAATGCTCCACCTGCTGCAGCATCATCGGGACCCCCTGCTCCGGGTGGTCCGCCTGGCCCTGGACAACAGTATCCACCTCCGGGGCAACAATCTCCTTATCCCCCAGCTACTCAACCACCATATTCCAATCCTTCATCACAACCTGGAAGCCCAGCTCCATCAGTATCTACCGCGCCACCTCCACAGCCATCATATCCACAGAATCCACAAAACTATCCTCCAGCAGGTGGGGCATATCCCCCTCATGCTTATCAACAAGGTTATCCCCCTGCTCAGTACCCTCCTTCTCCATATCCCTATGCTCGTGCTCCGGCGCCTGGAGCTCCGCCTCCTGGGGCTCCACAACCTTATCCAGGTTACGGATTTCAACCTCCAGCACAACAGTAG
- the LOC126368166 gene encoding mRNA (2'-O-methyladenosine-N(6)-)-methyltransferase gives MNDIRDKVVAGSSTWETGVGHSDSSPELQSSPGGSAGGETPQTPGAPAPLAPHLAADLHPDLLQQGWRKYWSKRENRPYFWNKLSGESMWELPAVKRDFDPITDPLGICHTGPPNAGNMTPGATKRRPSEDNGPPPKKFVLAGPWDIEVPTNVVIYERPPTICPHPHPEIEGFRFTLANKLRQCYQELCHTRESIDAPKDSFNRWLMERKVNDQGGSDPLLPSHCFPEISRSMYEEIMNDIPIKLTHPKFTGDARKQLSRYAEAAKKMIESRNASPESRKVVKWNAEDTFQWLRRTVGATYDDFQDRLAHLRRQCQPHLSETVKVSVEGICLKIYHLSAEYARKIREKHSALLKENGIQELQAPLQQAALRKVWCYPVQFAVPAPRPPLVEHFLDRDQALLRYLGETQILNAAYLQKLECLYRYSCFDDKKFEQFLSRVWCLLRRYAAWVGGGSSGEAHLTQMALPVPVLDCLHRCFGVTFECFASPLDCYFRQYCSAFADTDSYFGSRGPFLELRPVSGSMVAHPPACEELVEAALRHMERLLQDSAEPLSFVVVLPEWPDRPTHALHKLQASHFKRKQVVIPAFEHEYRHGFQHVLPKNEVYFRWGGGTVVVWLQNAAGFARWGPSEERVEALLDAWRPRAKLRAEPAAPAPAPAPAPADAEPAPPPAAPAHAAPDPADKR, from the exons ATGAATGACATTCGCGACAAAGTAGTCGCCGGTTCTTCTACGTGGGAAACTGGTGTTGGTCATAGCGACTCGTCGCCGGAGCTACAGTCATCGCCCGGCGGCAGCGCGGGTGGTGAGACGCCGCAGACGCCAGGCGCGCCCGCACCGCTTGCGCCTCATCTCGCAGCAGACCTCCATCCAGACCTGTTGCAACAAGGCTGGCGCAAGTACTGGTCCAAGCGTGAAAACAGACCTTATTTCTGGAACAAACTTTCAGGAGAGTCTATGTGGGAATTACCTGCTGTGAAGAGAGACTTTGATCCCATTACAGATCCACTCGGTATATGTCATACTGGCCCCCCCAATGCTGGTAACATGACTCCAGGAGCTACAAAACGTCGTCCATCAGAAGATAACGGGCCTCCTCCGAAAAAATTTGTTCTGGCAGGACCTTGGGATATTGAAGTACCAACAAATGTAGTTATTTATGAAAGACCTCCCACTATATGTCCACATCCACATCCTGAAATTGAAGGATTCAGATTTACTCTGGCAAATAAACTACGACAATGTTATCAAGAGCTATGTCACACCAGAGAGAGTATTGATGCCCCTAAGGATTCATTTAACCGTTGGTTAATGGAGCGGAAAGTAAATGATCAAGGTGGTTCAGATCCTCTGTTACCCAGTCATTGCTTTCCAGAGATATCTCGCTCGATGTATGAGGAGATAATGAATGACATACCTATAAAACTAACACATCCAAAATTTACTGGAGATGCAAGAAAACAGCTGTCTCGTTATGCTGAAGCTGCAAAGAAAATGATTGAGTCAAGGAATGCTTCACCTGAGAGCCGTAAAGTAGTCAAGTGGAATGCTGAAGACACTTTCCAGTGGCTAAGACGCACAGTTGGAGCCACTTATGATGATTTCCAGGATAGATTAGCTCATCTGaga AGACAGTGCCAACCACACTTGTCGGAGACGGTCAAAGTGTCTGTGGAGGGAATATGTCTGAAAATCTATCACTTGTCAGCAGAATATGCTCGAAAAATACGAGAAAAACACAGTGCTTTGTTGAAGGAGAATGGTATACAG GAGTTGCAGGCGCCGCTGCAGCAGGCGGCACTGCGCAAGGTTTGGTGCTACCCGGTGCAGTTCGCGGTGCCGGCGCCGCGACCGCCGCTCGTCGAACATTTCCTCGACCGCGACCAGGCGCTGCTGCGCTACCTCGGCGAGACGCAGATCCTCAACGCCGCCTACTTGCAGAAACTG GAATGCCTGTACCGATACAGTTGCTTCGACGATAAAAAGTTCGAGCAGTTTCTATCCCGCGTATGGTGCTTGTTGCGTCGCTACGCGGCGTGGGTCGGCGGCGGCTCCAGCGGGGAAGCCCACCTCACGCAGATGGCGCTGCCCGTGCCTGTGCTTGACTGTCTGCATCGCTGCTTCGGCGTCACCTTCGAGTGCTTCGCCAGTCCGCTAGACTGCTACTTCCGTCAGTACTGCTCTGCGTTCGCTGATACCGACTCCTATTTCGGGTCTCGTGG TCCGTTCCTGGAGCTGCGGCCGGTGTCGGGGTCGATGGTGGCGCACCCGCCGGCGTGCGAGGAGCTGGTGGAGGCGGCGCTGCGGCACATGGAGCGGCTGCTGCAGGACTCGGCCGAGCCGCTCAGCTTCGTGGTCGTGCTGCCCGAGTGGCCGGACCGGCCCACACACGCGCTGCACAAGCTACAGGCTAGCCACTTCAAACGGAAACAG gtggTGATCCCCGCTTTCGAGCACGAGTACCGACACGGTTTCCAACATGTCCTTCCAAA GAACGAGGTATACTTCAGATGGGGCGGCGGCACGGTGGTGGTGTGGCTGCAGAACGCGGCGGGGTTCGCCCGCTGGGGCCCGTCGGAGGAGCGCGTGGAGGCGCTGCTGGACGCGTGGCGGCCGCGCGCCAAGCTGCGCGCCGAgcccgcggcgccggcgcccgcgcccgcgcccgcgcccgccgacgccgagcccgcgccgccgcccgccgcgcccgcgcacgcCGCCCCCGACCCCGCCGACAAGCGCTAG
- the LOC126368175 gene encoding 2-oxoglutarate and iron-dependent oxygenase JMJD4: MTKIEIDHFDGDLPIDNLSDSNNYDLKYLDACDLNYANFFEKFMLRNLPCIIRNITSSWQCTNNWIKNEKINIEYLIDHYGDVDAPVADCDAITFNAHCKINMKVKEYMQYLQSCERDKLLYLKDWHLRRLRPNDLFYEVPLFFGSDWLNEFATDRGEDDFMFVYIGPTKSWTPLHADVYNSYSWSVNVVGQKKWTLFPPGEEEKLKDSLGNLPVMFHPEKFPGVKFLEIVQDGGDALFVPSGWHHQVVNLLDTISINHNWVNACNIENVWSSLQQCLSSVEYEIRDLKDSPEYISQCQVILKSLFGMDFSNFLIFLSYIGNKRITQLRKENSKGFNNIELGQNHIMFDLKTLHKVMNLIQNHPIFSYNCISPDIESDFIKIKKSISMIL; the protein is encoded by the exons ATGACTAAAATTGAAATAGATCACTTTGATGGAGATTTACCAATTGATAATCTCAGTGatagtaataattatgatttaaaGTATTTAGACGCTTGTGATTTAAATTATGccaatttttttgaaaaatttatGCTCAGAAATTTGCCATGCATTATTAGAAATATAACTTCTTCATGGCAGTGCACAAATAATTGGATTAAAAATGAGAAAATTAATATTGAGTATTTAATTGACCACTATGGTGATGTAGATGCACCCGTAGCAGACTGTGATGCTATAACTTTTAATGCtcattgtaaaataaatatgaaagttAAAGAATATATGCAATATCTGCAAAGTTGTGAAAGAGACAAATTACTTTACCTGAAAGATTGGCACCTCAGAAGACTTAGACCAAATGACTTATTCTACGAAGTTCCTTTATTTTTTGGATCGGATTGGTTAAATGAATTTGCTACTGACCGCGGTGAAGATGATTTTATGTTTGTCTACATAGGACCTACAAAGTCATG GACTCCCTTACATGCAGATGTCTACAATTCTTATAGTTGGTCCGTTAACGTAGTTGGACAGAAGAAATGGACACTATTTCCCCCCGGTGAAGAGGAAAAACTGAAAGATTCATTAGGAAACTTACCGGTGATGTTTCATCCAGAAAAATTCCcaggtgtaaaatttttagaaatTGTCCAAGATGGGGGTGATGCTTTATTTGTGCCATCTGGATGGCATCATCAGGTAGTTAATTTATTAGACACAATTTCCATTAATCATAACTGGGTAAATGCTTGTAACATTGAAAATGTATGGTCATCATTACAACAATGTTTGTCATCTGTTGAATATGAGATAAGGGATCTCAAGGATAGTCCTGAATATATATCTCAATgccaagtcattttaaaatctttattcgGTATGGATTTTTCAAATTTCTTAATATTCTTATCTTACATAGGTAATAAGAGAATAACTCAGCTACGAAAGGAAAATAGTAAGGGATTCAATAATATTGAACTAGGACAGAATCACATAATGTTTGATTTAAAGACTTTGCATAAAGTAATGAATTTAATCCAAAACCATCCCATATTTTCTTATAACTGTATATCACCAGACATAGAATCCGattttatcaaaatcaaaaaatctATTTCTATGATTTTATAA
- the LOC126367062 gene encoding uncharacterized protein LOC126367062, with protein MDNQYRPSAGSRLSDYEPPSLIQESVPVAQVELPRRPSTGLREHDYGAPSQTQASKNIRAHVINQEFTLRKDRYQVIVDREEELHKLRIAEREWLVKAAEETYHKARLEKESAQELLLCSRAKRELAELHLSREERNKLIDTIQPFYNISSTDMG; from the exons ATGGATAATCAATATCGTCCATCAGCCGGGTCTCGTCTCTCCGATTATGAGCCACCTTCTCTAATTCAAG agtCTGTTCCTGTGGCACAAGTAGAGCTACCTCGTCGACCATCAACTGGATTGAGAGAACATGATTATGGAGCACCTTCTCAAACTCAAG CTTCAAAGAACATTCGGGCTCATGTAATTAATCAGGAGTTCACCTTGCGAAAGGATAGATATCAGGTGATAGTGGACAGGGAGGAGGAGCTACACAAATTGAGGATAGCAGAGCGGGAGTGGCTCGTAAAGGCAGCTGAGGAGACATATCATAAAGCTCGCCTTGAAAAGGAAAGTGCGCAGGAGTTGCTGCTATGCAGCCGGGCTAAGCGAGAGCTAGCAGAGCTGCATCTTTCTAgggaagaaagaaataaattgata GACACCATTCAGCCTTTCTATAATATTTCTAGTACTGATATGGGATAA
- the LOC126368211 gene encoding myb/SANT-like DNA-binding domain-containing protein 3 — translation MSSGSTRQTFTEHEKVCLQELVLKYKLNSAATIGAGNANVKKMAWVRLTQEFNSIETNSKRTEAQLKKCWDNLKTRRKQFLAQEKRERMRTGGGLYAASTSQGSQEAIDAALLDATNIELQGVFDSDSDMVLDHNM, via the exons ATGTCGAGCGGATCAACAAGACAAACTTTCACTGAACACGAAAaagtgtgtctgcaggaattagttttgaaatataaattaaattctgcTGCAACTATTGGGGCTGgaaatgcaaatgtaaaaaaaatggcttGGGTACGCCTTACACAAGAATTTAACTCCATTGAGACcaatagtaaa CGAACAGaggcacaattaaaaaaatgttgggacaatttaaaaaccagaagaaaacaatttctagcacaagaaaaaag ggaACGCATGAGGACCGGAGGTGGGTTGTATGCAGCTAGTACCTCTCAAGGCTCCCAGGAGGCTATTGATGCTGCTCTTTTGGATGCCACAAATATAGAGCTACAAGGCGTGTTTGATAGTGATAGTG ATATGGTGTTGGACCACAACATGTGA
- the LOC126368192 gene encoding repressor of RNA polymerase III transcription MAF1 homolog — protein MKLLESGRLEALSSALSILNGDSAVQARVESYSCKMAGAEKAFYKRFTADGETTHSLQALSPPEGLTYSRSLSGDEDGVLCDTISRKTLFYLIATLNAAFPDYDFSMAKSSEFSAESSLSWVQGAVDGALSAVGGARWRQLRPALWAAVDEEVLLPECRIYSYNPDLASDPFGEPGCLWAFNYFFYNKKLKRIVFFTCRAMSPVCAVDSGVDFAMDEDEEYN, from the exons ATGAAACTATTGGAAAGTGGCCGTTTAGAAGCACTGAGCAGTGCACTATCGATCCTGAATGGAGACAGTGCCGTGCAAGCTCGCGTCGAGAGCTACAGCTGCAAGATGGCAGGAGCAGAGAAAGCCTTCTATAAGCGGTTTACTGCAGATGGTGAGACCACCCACAGTCTCCAGGCACTCTCACCACCAGAAGGCCTTACCTACAG TCGTAGTTTATCAGGGGATGAAGATGGAGTGCTCTGTGATACTATATCCAGAAAAACTTTATTCTATCTCATTGCTACACTGAATGCTGCCTTTCCTGATTATGATTTTTCAATGGCTAAG AGCAGTGAGTTCAGTGCTGAGTCATCCCTGAGCTGGGTTCAGGGGGCGGTGGATGGGGCACTGTCGGCCGTGGGAGGCGCGCGTTGGCGACAGCTGCGACCGGCGCTGTGGGCCGCCGTCGACGAGGAGGTGCTGCTGCCAGAGTGCCGCATCTACAGCTACAATCCTGATCTCGCCAGCGACCCCTTCGGGGAGCCCGGCTGCCTGTGGGCCTTCAATTACTTCTTCTATAATAAGAAGTTGAAACGCATTGTTTTCTTTACTTGTCGAGCAATGAG TCCTGTGTGTGCAGTTGATTCGGGAGTGGATTTCGCTATGGATGAAGATGAAGAATATAACTGA